From Enhydrobacter sp., the proteins below share one genomic window:
- a CDS encoding bifunctional (p)ppGpp synthetase/guanosine-3',5'-bis(diphosphate) 3'-pyrophosphohydrolase, which produces MIRQFELVERVQAYDPDADEEMLNRAYVYGLKKHGTQLRASGDPYFSHPVEVAGILAEMRLDTSSIVTGLLHDTLEDTDATREELSGLFGEDIARLVDGVTKLSRLEVQSESTKEAENLRKLVLAMSSDIRVLLVKLADRLHNMRTLHHIKDPARRRRIARETMDLYAPLASRIGMEKVKRELEELAFAELNPDGRASVQARLGYLRERGDKLVPEVEAELIKTLLEGGLTSEVSGREKSPYSIWRKMQQKNVSFEQLADIMAFRIIVDTVADCYQALGLLHGKYQVVPGRFKDYISVPKPNGYRSLHTGVIGPLGQRIEIQIRTLEMQDQAERGVAAHWIYKQGGPSTDAPQYAWLRSLIDILDKAPNAEEFLEHTKLEMFQDQVFCFSPKGKLIALPRGATPIDFAYAVHSQVGDTCVGAKINGRMLPLRTQLQNGDQVEIVTSKAQTPSPTWERFAVTGKARAAIRRFIRTRQREQYVQLGRSLLDKAFHEEGYEVTDKGLDGIKANFKQASIDDLVAAVGAGLIGTREIVTAVYPGLKQSRKPGSAEVVPISRGRKGAKAGDGANGARRETGQIAIRGLIPGMAVHFARCCHPLPGDRIVGIITTGKGVTIHTIDCATLESFSESPERWIDVGWDAVGEGAAAYTGRLKITVANQPGSLSSLSTVIARHEGNISNLRIVNRSMDFFDMVIDVEVADVKHLADITAALRATPAINAVERARN; this is translated from the coding sequence ATGATTCGTCAGTTCGAACTGGTTGAGCGCGTACAGGCCTACGATCCGGATGCGGACGAGGAGATGCTCAATCGCGCCTACGTCTACGGCCTGAAGAAGCACGGCACGCAGCTCCGGGCGTCGGGCGACCCCTATTTCTCCCATCCCGTCGAGGTCGCCGGCATCCTGGCCGAGATGCGGCTCGACACCTCCTCGATCGTCACCGGCCTGCTGCACGACACGCTCGAGGATACCGACGCCACGCGGGAGGAGCTGTCCGGCCTGTTCGGCGAGGACATCGCCCGCCTGGTCGACGGCGTGACCAAACTCAGCCGGCTCGAGGTCCAGTCGGAGAGCACCAAGGAAGCCGAGAACCTGCGCAAGCTGGTGCTGGCGATGTCGTCCGACATCCGCGTGCTGCTGGTCAAGCTCGCCGACCGGCTGCACAACATGCGCACGCTGCATCACATCAAGGATCCGGCGCGGCGCCGGCGCATCGCGCGCGAGACGATGGATCTCTACGCGCCGCTCGCCTCGCGCATCGGCATGGAGAAGGTGAAGCGCGAACTCGAGGAGCTGGCCTTCGCCGAGCTCAACCCCGACGGCCGCGCGTCGGTTCAGGCCCGTCTCGGCTACCTCCGGGAGAGGGGCGACAAGCTGGTGCCCGAGGTCGAGGCCGAGCTGATCAAGACCCTGCTCGAAGGCGGGCTGACGTCGGAAGTGTCGGGTCGCGAGAAGTCGCCCTACTCGATCTGGCGCAAGATGCAGCAGAAGAACGTGTCGTTCGAGCAGCTCGCCGACATCATGGCCTTCCGCATCATCGTCGACACCGTGGCCGACTGCTACCAGGCGCTCGGTCTGCTGCACGGCAAGTACCAGGTCGTGCCCGGCCGCTTCAAGGACTACATCTCGGTTCCCAAGCCGAACGGCTACCGTTCTCTGCACACCGGCGTGATCGGTCCTCTCGGCCAGCGGATCGAGATCCAGATCCGCACCCTCGAAATGCAGGACCAGGCCGAGCGCGGAGTGGCGGCACACTGGATCTACAAGCAGGGCGGACCGTCCACCGACGCTCCACAATATGCCTGGCTGCGCTCGCTGATCGACATTCTCGACAAGGCACCCAATGCCGAGGAATTCCTCGAGCACACCAAGCTCGAGATGTTCCAGGACCAGGTTTTCTGCTTCTCGCCCAAAGGCAAGCTGATCGCCCTGCCGCGCGGCGCGACGCCGATCGACTTCGCCTACGCCGTCCACAGCCAGGTCGGCGACACCTGCGTCGGCGCCAAGATCAACGGGCGCATGCTGCCGCTGCGCACTCAGCTGCAGAACGGCGATCAGGTCGAGATCGTGACGTCGAAGGCGCAGACGCCGTCGCCGACGTGGGAGCGCTTCGCCGTCACCGGCAAGGCCCGCGCCGCCATCCGCCGTTTCATCCGCACCCGCCAGCGCGAACAGTACGTGCAGCTCGGCCGATCGCTGCTCGACAAGGCCTTTCACGAGGAAGGCTACGAGGTCACCGACAAGGGGCTCGACGGTATCAAGGCGAACTTCAAGCAGGCGAGCATCGACGACCTGGTGGCGGCCGTCGGCGCCGGGTTGATCGGCACGCGGGAGATCGTGACCGCCGTCTATCCCGGCCTCAAGCAATCGCGCAAGCCGGGCAGCGCCGAAGTCGTGCCGATCTCGCGCGGCCGCAAGGGCGCCAAGGCCGGCGACGGCGCCAACGGCGCGCGCCGGGAGACCGGCCAGATCGCCATTCGCGGCCTCATTCCCGGCATGGCGGTGCACTTCGCGCGGTGCTGCCATCCGCTGCCGGGCGACCGCATCGTGGGCATCATCACGACGGGCAAGGGCGTCACCATCCACACCATCGACTGCGCGACGCTCGAGAGCTTCTCCGAATCGCCCGAGCGCTGGATCGACGTCGGCTGGGATGCGGTCGGCGAGGGCGCCGCCGCCTATACCGGCCGGCTCAAGATCACGGTGGCGAACCAGCCGGGCAGCCTGTCCAGCCTGTCGACGGTGATCGCTCGCCACGAGGGCAACATCTCGAATCTGCGCATCGTCAATCGCTCGATGGATTTCTTCGACATGGTGATCGACGTCGAGGTCGCCGACGTGAAGCACCTCGCCGACATCACCGCCGCGCTGCGCGCCACCCCTGCCATCAATGCCGTCGAGCGCGCGCGCAACTAG
- a CDS encoding pyridoxine 5'-phosphate synthase, with product MTQHLRLGVNIDHVATVRNARGGRLPDPLRAARIATEAGADGITAHLREDRRHIVDADIEALTRELKIPLNFEMAATEEMVRIALRHRPHAACIVPEKREERTTEGGLDAAGQHNHLKPLVARLRDAGIRVSLFIEADERQLEAAVMLGAPVVELHTGRYCELEGAAQQAELGRLRKGAALCEKLGLECHMGHGLSYFDVGPVAAIPQVRELNIGHFLVGEAIFVGLAEAIREMRRIMNEARAGAAA from the coding sequence ATGACCCAGCACCTTCGTCTCGGCGTGAACATCGACCACGTCGCCACCGTCCGTAACGCGCGCGGCGGCAGGCTGCCCGATCCGTTGCGCGCCGCCCGCATCGCCACCGAGGCCGGCGCCGACGGCATCACCGCTCATCTGCGCGAGGATCGCCGGCACATCGTTGACGCCGACATCGAGGCGCTGACGCGCGAGCTCAAGATCCCGCTCAACTTCGAGATGGCGGCGACCGAGGAGATGGTGCGTATCGCGCTCCGACACCGGCCTCATGCCGCCTGCATCGTTCCGGAGAAGCGCGAGGAGAGGACCACCGAGGGCGGCCTCGATGCGGCTGGCCAGCACAATCACCTGAAGCCCCTGGTCGCCCGACTACGCGACGCCGGCATCCGCGTCTCGCTCTTCATCGAGGCGGACGAGCGCCAGCTCGAGGCGGCCGTGATGCTCGGCGCTCCGGTCGTCGAACTGCACACCGGTCGCTACTGCGAACTCGAGGGCGCGGCGCAGCAGGCCGAGCTCGGCCGGCTGCGGAAGGGCGCGGCGCTGTGCGAGAAGCTCGGGCTTGAATGCCACATGGGGCACGGCCTCAGCTACTTCGACGTCGGGCCGGTCGCCGCAATTCCTCAGGTTCGCGAGCTCAACATCGGCCACTTCCTGGTCGGCGAGGCGATCTTCGTCGGGCTCGCCGAGGCCATTCGCGAGATGCGGCGAATCATGAACGAAGCGCGTGCCGGAGCTGCCGCGTGA
- the acpS gene encoding holo-ACP synthase: MIVGIGSDIIDIRRIEKSLERFGDRFIRRIFTETEQKRSEGRAERAASYAKRFAAKEACSKALGTGLRRGVFWRDMGVVNLRGGKPTIALTGGALARLQEITPADMTVQIDVSITDEYPMAQAFVVISAVAVPK, encoded by the coding sequence GTGATCGTCGGCATCGGCAGCGATATCATCGACATCAGGCGGATCGAGAAGTCGCTCGAGCGGTTCGGCGACCGCTTCATCCGGCGCATTTTCACCGAGACGGAACAGAAGCGCTCGGAAGGACGAGCCGAACGCGCCGCGAGCTACGCCAAGCGGTTCGCGGCCAAGGAGGCCTGTTCCAAGGCGCTGGGAACCGGCCTGCGCCGCGGCGTCTTCTGGCGCGACATGGGCGTGGTCAACCTGCGCGGCGGCAAGCCGACCATAGCGCTCACCGGCGGCGCCCTGGCCCGCCTGCAGGAGATCACCCCGGCGGACATGACCGTGCAGATCGATGTCAGCATCACCGACGAGTATCCGATGGCCCAGGCTTTCGTGGTGATTTCCGCCGTGGCCGTGCCAAAATGA
- the lepB gene encoding signal peptidase I, which yields MTDVAERRKRGQDKSGGIAETIRTVVYAVLIAVVVRTFAIEPFNIPSGSMIPTLLIGDYLFVSKYSYGYSKHSFPFSMGMFSGRIFDERPERGDVAVFKYPGDQGQGANRTDYIKRIVGLPGDRIQVTGGILHINGKPVERILIGDYVQRGAGTYRKATLYVEVLPNGRRHEIIENSDNGLSDNTPEFLVPAGQYFAMGDNRDDSLDSRTQLQVRDGMGMIQPRGTLGWYVPAENLVGRAEFIFFSHDPSVAGWMEPWKWPQAIRFSRFLKAIH from the coding sequence ATGACGGACGTGGCTGAGCGTCGAAAGCGTGGACAGGACAAGTCCGGGGGGATCGCGGAAACCATCCGCACCGTCGTCTATGCCGTCCTGATCGCGGTAGTGGTGCGTACCTTCGCCATAGAGCCGTTCAACATCCCGTCGGGATCGATGATCCCGACCCTGCTGATCGGCGACTATCTCTTCGTCTCGAAGTATTCCTACGGCTACAGCAAACACTCCTTTCCGTTCTCGATGGGCATGTTCTCCGGCCGCATCTTCGACGAACGGCCGGAGCGCGGCGATGTCGCCGTGTTCAAGTATCCAGGCGACCAGGGCCAGGGCGCCAACCGCACCGACTACATCAAGCGCATCGTCGGGCTGCCTGGCGACCGTATCCAGGTGACCGGGGGCATTCTCCACATCAATGGCAAGCCGGTCGAGCGCATCCTGATCGGCGACTATGTCCAGCGCGGCGCTGGCACCTACCGCAAGGCGACGCTCTACGTCGAGGTCCTGCCGAACGGGCGGCGCCACGAGATCATCGAGAACTCCGACAACGGCCTGTCGGACAACACGCCCGAGTTCCTGGTGCCGGCCGGCCAATACTTCGCCATGGGCGACAATCGCGACGATTCGCTCGACAGCCGCACCCAGCTTCAGGTGCGCGACGGCATGGGCATGATCCAGCCGCGCGGCACCCTCGGCTGGTACGTGCCGGCGGAAAATCTCGTGGGACGCGCCGAGTTCATCTTCTTCTCGCACGATCCGTCGGTCGCGGGCTGGATGGAGCCGTGGAAATGGCCGCAGGCAATTCGCTTCAGCCGCTTCTTGAAGGCGATCCACTGA